A window of Proteus columbae contains these coding sequences:
- the ftsN gene encoding cell division protein FtsN, translating to MAQRDYVGRGQTSARRKKTTKSKSKKAAKGLPLTTLIAAIAIVALFIGGLYFITHDKKEAVETTPTITGQHPANSLPPKPQERWQYIKELENRQVGTPLQPEYPSSGSQINPKATLSPEQLRFLQQIEADKRQPAVQLPEVPYNGEVPRSQVVVTPPATTTPSVAQQPVQTQPPQVPVPAIVTPPKPAVTEANFLVQCGSFKNTEQAESVRATLAFSGVESRVTKGNDGWIRVLSGPYSKEQANSVSRQAAGAGVSGCILRSSGG from the coding sequence GTGGCACAACGAGACTATGTGGGACGAGGGCAGACATCTGCTCGTCGTAAAAAGACAACGAAAAGTAAAAGCAAAAAGGCTGCTAAAGGGCTGCCTTTAACGACGCTTATTGCGGCAATCGCTATTGTGGCGCTGTTTATCGGCGGCCTCTATTTTATTACACATGATAAAAAAGAAGCCGTAGAAACAACGCCAACCATCACTGGGCAACATCCAGCGAATAGCCTACCGCCAAAACCGCAAGAGCGTTGGCAATATATTAAAGAATTGGAAAATCGTCAGGTAGGTACGCCTTTACAGCCTGAATATCCTTCATCGGGTAGCCAGATTAATCCGAAAGCAACACTTTCGCCTGAGCAGTTACGTTTTTTACAACAAATTGAAGCGGATAAGCGTCAACCTGCTGTTCAACTGCCAGAAGTGCCTTACAATGGTGAAGTACCGCGCTCACAAGTGGTTGTAACACCACCTGCAACAACAACACCTTCTGTTGCACAACAGCCTGTACAAACTCAACCACCGCAAGTACCTGTACCTGCAATTGTTACACCGCCTAAACCCGCTGTTACTGAAGCAAACTTTTTAGTGCAATGCGGCTCATTTAAAAATACCGAACAAGCTGAATCAGTGAGAGCAACTCTGGCTTTTTCTGGTGTTGAAAGCCGAGTAACGAAAGGAAATGATGGTTGGATCCGCGTCTTATCAGGTCCTTACAGTAAAGAACAAGCCAACTCTGTGAGCAGACAAGCAGCTGGAGCTGGCGTATCAGGTTGTATTCTTCGCTCTTCTGGGGGTTGA
- the cytR gene encoding DNA-binding transcriptional regulator CytR, producing the protein MKDVALAAGVSTATVSRTLMNPEKVSSQTRQKVEQAVLDVGYYPHNLSKNLKRNESKTILVIVPNISDPFFTDVVCGIEETAAQHGYLVLIGDCKHQQKHENAFINLIITKQIDGMLLLGSHIPFDVSKEEQKNLPPMIMANEFAPELELPTVHIDNLTASFRATHYLQQMGHKRIACITGPEDMPLCRYRLQGYIQAMRRTGVPLREDYIIRGDFTHESGAESLKKLISLPEPPTAVFCHSDIMAIGVMWQAKKLGLELPKDLSVIGFDNLDITRYSEPALTTMEQPRYQIGRESMLLLLDQLQGRPVAPGSRLLDCELIIRDSVCRLKS; encoded by the coding sequence ATGAAAGATGTTGCCCTTGCAGCCGGCGTGTCCACAGCAACTGTGTCACGTACTTTAATGAATCCGGAAAAAGTATCCTCACAAACCCGTCAGAAAGTTGAACAGGCTGTTCTTGATGTGGGCTATTACCCACATAACCTGTCAAAAAACCTTAAGCGTAACGAGTCAAAAACGATCCTTGTGATCGTACCTAACATCAGCGATCCATTTTTTACTGATGTTGTGTGTGGCATCGAAGAAACCGCTGCTCAACATGGTTATCTCGTGTTAATTGGTGATTGTAAACATCAGCAAAAACATGAAAATGCCTTTATTAATCTCATTATCACCAAACAAATTGACGGTATGTTACTTCTTGGCTCACACATTCCTTTTGATGTTTCCAAAGAAGAACAGAAAAATTTACCGCCGATGATCATGGCAAATGAGTTTGCGCCTGAACTTGAATTACCTACCGTGCATATTGATAATCTCACGGCATCTTTTAGAGCAACACACTATTTACAGCAAATGGGTCATAAGCGTATTGCATGTATTACAGGCCCAGAAGATATGCCTTTATGTCGTTATCGCTTGCAAGGCTATATTCAAGCCATGCGTAGAACAGGCGTACCTTTGCGTGAAGATTATATTATCCGTGGTGATTTTACCCATGAAAGCGGTGCAGAAAGTCTGAAAAAGCTGATTTCTTTACCAGAGCCACCAACAGCCGTGTTCTGTCATAGTGATATTATGGCAATTGGCGTTATGTGGCAGGCGAAAAAATTAGGATTAGAGCTCCCTAAAGATCTCTCTGTGATTGGTTTTGATAATCTTGATATCACACGTTATAGCGAACCAGCCCTAACAACAATGGAGCAACCTCGTTATCAAATTGGTCGTGAATCTATGTTGTTATTACTCGACCAACTACAAGGTAGACCTGTTGCACCTGGTTCTCGCTTATTAGATTGTGAGCTAATTATAAGAGACAGTGTCTGTCGGCTTAAAAGCTAG